One stretch of Juglans microcarpa x Juglans regia isolate MS1-56 chromosome 3D, Jm3101_v1.0, whole genome shotgun sequence DNA includes these proteins:
- the LOC121255245 gene encoding putative wall-associated receptor kinase-like 16, whose product MGLSRMFLQVMCVSVLVSGMAAAAVAFPIAKRPHCQDQCGDVKIPYPFGITEDCYLNKYFRINCGNDSSGRPQPVVGKNLVVTNISIDGELDILMYISRQCYENSSGVLGYNNNPSLRVPAFTISNTKNKFVAVGCDTYAYLNAYRNNERFSIGCMSICRSPKNVINGSCSGIGCCQVDIPKGLKNFTLDARSYNNHTRVSKFNPCSFAFVAKQDSFKFSSVYLRNMPNRRTPMVLDWAINGKETCENSKNVCGRNSHCYHPENGDGYRCRCNKGYEGNPYLVEYGCQDINECDSIPKPCVTTATCNNIDGNFTCTCLDGYEGDGKIINGTGCRPKASAGRSSIHIIIPLAISIGILVLFMGGSSIYCGLKRRKLIKLKEKFFQQNGGLLLQQKLLNYRASMEVVKIFSAEELEKATNNYDESRMLGQGGYGTVYQGVLPENKVVAIKKSKVCDQSQIEQFINEVIVLTQINHRNVVKMLGCCLETEVPLLVYEFITNGTLSNHIHDKSISSSFSWEKRLKIATETAGALAYLHSSTFVPIIHRDVKPANILLDDNYSAKVADFGTSILVPLDQTEVATLVKGTFGYLDPEYFYSNRLTEKSDVYSFGVVVAELLTGMKAVSFDRPEMDRSLAMYFNSAIDDDRLHQILDYQIVSGDNINAIKEVANLTKRCLSVRGEDRPTMKELAMELEGLRIMEKHPWAKADLYTEENEYLLSEPIHSLSIGVDVDYSFSSSTTFGFDSMRNQLVVN is encoded by the exons ATGGGTTTGAGCAGGATGTTCTTGCAAGTGATGTGTGTTTCTGTGTTAGTGTCGGGAATGGCAGCTGCAGCAGTAGCATTTCCAATAGCCAAGAGGCCTCACTGCCAGGATCAGTGTGGAGATGTTAAGATTCCATATCCATTTGGTATTACTGAAGATTGCTacctaaataaatattttcgcATTAATTGTGGTAACGATTCGTCCGGCCGTCCCCAACCAGTGGTCGGAAAAAATCTGGTTGTCACAAACATTTCCATCGACGGCGAGCTTGACATCTTGATGTATATATCCCGTCAATGTTACGAAAACTCGAGTGGGGTGCTTGGGTATAACAACAATCCCTCTCTCCGAGTCCCTGCTTTCACAATTTCCAACACCAAAAACAAGTTTGTGGCTGTTGGCTGCGACACTTACGCCTACCTCAATGCTTACCGGAACAATGAACGCTTCTCCATAGGCTGCATGTCTATATGTCGAAGTCCCAAGAATGTCATCAATGGGTCATGCTCTGGGATTGGGTGTTGCCAAGTTGATATCCCAAAAGGATTGAAGAACTTTACTTTGGATGCACGTAGCTATAACAATCACACAAGAGTATCCAAATTCAATCCATGCAGCTTTGCTTTTGTGGCTAAACAAGACAGCTTCAAATTCTCCTCCGTTTATCTTAGAAACATGCCAAACAGGAGGACCCCAATGGTTCTTGATTGGGCGATTAATGGTAAAGAAACATGTGAAAATTCCAAGAACGTATGTGGAAGGAATAGTCATTGTTATCATCCCGAAAACGGGGATGGGTACAGATGCAGGTGCAATAAAGGTTATGAAGGAAATCCATATCTCGTTGAATATGGTTGCCAAG ATATTAACGAGTGTGATTCAATTCCGAAACCGTGCGTTACTACAGCAACATGCAACAACATTGATGGAAATTTCACATGTACTTGCCTTGACGGATACGAAGGCGATGGGAAGATCATAAACGGAACAGGATGCAGGCCTAAAGCCTCGGCCGGCCGATCTAGCATTCATATCATTATTCCACTTg CTATCAGCATTGGcattttggtattgttcatggGAGGTTCTTCAATATATTGTGGactcaaaagaagaaaactcaTCAAGCTAAAAGAGAAATTTTTCCAACAAAATGGAGGCTTATTGTTACAACAAAAACTCTTGAATTATAGAGCTTCTATGGAAGTTGTCAAAATCTTTAGTGCGGAGGAATTGGAAAAAGCTACCAACAATTACGATGAGAGTAGAATGCTTGGCCAAGGAGGCTATGGAACTGTTTATCAAGGAGTCCTACCAGAGAACAAAGTTGTTGCTATCAAGAAATCAAAAGTTTGTGACCAAAGTCAAATTGAGCAATTCATAAATGAGGTAATTGTGCTTACACAAATTAACCATAGAAATGTGGTTAAGATGTTAGGCTGTTGTCTAGAAACAGAAGTACCATTACTAGTTTATGAATTCATCACAAATGGTACTCTTTCTAACCACATTCATGATAAAAGCATATCATCCTCATTCTCATGGGAAAAGCGTTTGAAGATAGCTACAGAAACAGCAGGGGCACTTGCATACTTGCATTCCTCGACTTTTGTGCCGATTATACATAGGGATGTGAAACCTGCGAATATACTTTTAGATGATAACTATTCTGCAAAAGTAGCTGACTTTGGAACTTCAATATTGGTCCCTCTGGATCAAACAGAAGTAGCTACACTGGTGAAGGGAACTTTTGGATATTTAGACCCAGAATACTTCTATAGTAACCGACTTACAGAAAAAAGTGATGTCTACAGCTTTGGTGTTGTTGTGGCCGAGTTATTGACAGGTATGAAAGCCGTTTCATTTGATAGGCCTGAAATGGATAGAAGTTTGGCAATGTACTTTAACTCTGCAATAGATGATGATCGCCTACATCAAATTCTTGATTATCAAATTGTTAGTGGCGATAACATTAATGCAATAAAAGAAGTTGCTAATCTTACAAAACGGTGCTTAAGTGTAAGAGGGGAGGATAGGCCAACTATGAAGGAACTCGCAATGGAGCTAGAGGGGTTGAGAATTATGGAAAAACATCCGTGGGCAAAGGCTGATCTGTATACAGAAGAGAATGAATACTTGCTCAGTGAACCTATACACTCTTTAAGCATTGGTGTCGACGTAGACTATTCTTTTAGTTCAAGCACAACTTTTGGATTTGACAGTATGAGGAACCAATTAGTTGTGAATTAA